In the Gemmatimonadaceae bacterium genome, one interval contains:
- a CDS encoding L-fucose/L-arabinose isomerase family protein: MRLTKLTSKVGGKAASASAANGSTARKTPVRPPAPRVTLGIIVGNRGFFPGHLAAKGRTEMLRALEEEGIDAVIIDAAATNHGAIESRDEAKACAALFKANASRIDGIVVTLPNFGDERAVADTIRLSGLSVPVLIHATADDPAKMLIDNRRDAFCGKMSVCNVLSQYGIAYTLTSQHTQRPESESFRADLRRFAGTCRVVKGLRGARVGAIGARPAAFKTVRYSEKLLEAHGISVEPIDLSEIMGRIGRLKNSDKDVKAKLAEIQAYVDTSDVDDAALLKMAKLGLVMDRWMKEVDVSISAIQCWTSMEEFFGVVPCTVMSMLSNANLPSACEVDVMGTLSMHALTLASTTPAALLDWNNNYGDDPNKAVCFHCSNLPLDFFEKAKMDYQEIIAGTVGKDNTWGTVVGKVKAGPMSFARFSTDERAGVIKGYVGEGAFTKDRLRTFGGAGVVEIPQLQLLLHHICRHGFEHHVAATFSHVADAVHEATVRYLGWDVTRHG; encoded by the coding sequence ATGCGCCTGACCAAGCTCACCTCCAAGGTTGGCGGCAAAGCCGCTTCTGCCTCCGCTGCAAACGGTTCCACGGCCCGCAAGACGCCCGTCCGCCCACCCGCCCCGCGCGTCACCCTCGGCATCATCGTGGGCAACCGCGGCTTCTTCCCCGGCCACCTGGCCGCCAAGGGGCGCACCGAGATGCTCCGGGCGCTGGAAGAAGAAGGGATCGACGCCGTGATCATCGACGCCGCCGCCACCAACCATGGCGCCATCGAAAGCCGGGACGAAGCCAAGGCCTGCGCCGCGCTCTTCAAGGCGAACGCGAGCCGTATCGACGGCATCGTGGTGACACTCCCCAACTTTGGCGACGAGCGCGCCGTGGCCGACACGATCCGCCTCTCTGGGCTCAGCGTGCCGGTGCTCATCCATGCCACGGCCGACGATCCGGCCAAGATGCTCATCGACAACCGCCGCGATGCCTTCTGCGGCAAGATGTCGGTGTGCAACGTGCTCTCGCAGTACGGCATCGCCTACACGCTCACCTCGCAGCACACGCAGCGCCCCGAGTCGGAGAGCTTCCGCGCCGACCTCCGTCGCTTTGCCGGGACCTGCCGCGTGGTGAAGGGGCTCCGCGGCGCGCGGGTCGGCGCCATCGGTGCACGGCCGGCCGCGTTCAAGACCGTGCGCTACAGCGAGAAGCTCCTCGAAGCGCATGGCATCTCGGTCGAGCCCATCGACTTGAGCGAGATCATGGGGCGTATCGGTCGCCTCAAGAACAGCGACAAGGACGTGAAGGCCAAGCTCGCCGAGATCCAGGCGTACGTCGATACGTCTGATGTAGACGACGCCGCGCTCCTCAAGATGGCCAAGCTCGGCCTGGTGATGGACCGCTGGATGAAGGAAGTGGACGTGTCGATCAGCGCCATCCAGTGCTGGACCAGCATGGAGGAGTTCTTCGGCGTCGTCCCCTGCACCGTGATGTCGATGCTGAGCAACGCCAACCTGCCGAGCGCCTGCGAAGTGGACGTGATGGGCACGCTCAGCATGCACGCGCTCACGCTCGCGTCCACGACGCCGGCCGCGCTCCTCGACTGGAACAACAACTACGGCGACGACCCCAACAAGGCCGTCTGCTTCCACTGCAGCAACCTGCCGCTCGATTTCTTCGAGAAGGCGAAGATGGACTATCAGGAGATCATCGCCGGTACGGTGGGCAAGGACAACACCTGGGGCACCGTGGTGGGCAAGGTCAAGGCGGGCCCGATGAGCTTCGCGCGCTTCAGCACCGACGAACGCGCCGGCGTGATCAAGGGCTATGTGGGCGAGGGCGCCTTCACCAAGGACCGCCTCCGCACCTTTGGCGGTGCGGGCGTGGTGGAGATTCCGCAGCTCCAGCTGCTGCTGCATCACATCTGCCGCCACGGCTTCGAACATCATGTGGCCGCCACCTTCTCCCATGTCGCCGACGCCGTGCACGAAGCCACGGTGCGCTACCTCGGCTGGGACGTCACCCGCCACGGCTGA
- a CDS encoding ABC transporter permease — MSATPPASPSESGLLQAIVRSPQFGLVLVLVLLATALTLAAGSHPDPKTGETVNNFLNRYTLIQMATDASAFAIMGVGATLVIIAGGIDLSVGAVYALAGVAMAMILRAMGPMAPAAAVFVGLGTCLAVGLICGLINGVMVIGLGVHPFIITLGTMWIVRGIAFVISRAESILVPEALTAVAKAPLGLGTALYPVPLLAMLAVTTAGGIYLSRTVAGRHILAVGGNPEASRFSGLSVPRITLGVFVLSSLAAGAAAFLGAAFYGSATSSDANGYELYVVASAVVGGASLSGGKGSALSAMLGAILIVTMRQAIRTLHLDQNYEWIIIGVAMIVAVVLDQRGMKALQNRLSRAA, encoded by the coding sequence GTGTCCGCCACCCCACCCGCGTCGCCTTCGGAATCCGGCCTGCTGCAGGCCATCGTGCGCTCGCCGCAATTCGGGTTGGTGCTGGTGCTGGTGTTGCTGGCCACGGCGCTCACGCTGGCCGCGGGGTCACACCCCGATCCCAAGACGGGGGAGACGGTCAACAACTTTCTGAATCGCTATACGCTCATTCAGATGGCCACCGACGCCAGCGCGTTCGCCATCATGGGCGTGGGGGCCACGCTGGTGATCATCGCCGGCGGCATCGATCTCAGTGTGGGCGCGGTGTACGCGCTGGCCGGTGTGGCGATGGCGATGATCCTGCGTGCCATGGGGCCGATGGCCCCGGCCGCCGCCGTGTTCGTGGGGCTCGGGACCTGCCTGGCCGTGGGGCTCATCTGTGGCCTGATCAACGGCGTGATGGTCATCGGGCTTGGCGTGCACCCGTTCATCATCACGCTCGGCACGATGTGGATCGTGCGCGGCATTGCGTTCGTGATCAGCCGCGCCGAAAGCATTCTGGTGCCGGAGGCGCTCACCGCGGTGGCCAAGGCGCCGCTCGGCCTCGGGACCGCGCTCTATCCGGTCCCGCTGCTGGCCATGCTCGCGGTCACCACGGCGGGTGGCATCTATCTCTCGCGCACCGTGGCCGGCCGCCACATTCTCGCGGTGGGTGGCAATCCCGAAGCGAGCCGCTTCAGCGGGCTCAGTGTGCCGCGCATCACGCTGGGCGTGTTCGTGCTTTCGAGCCTGGCAGCCGGCGCGGCGGCGTTTCTGGGCGCGGCGTTCTATGGGTCGGCCACTTCGAGCGACGCGAACGGCTATGAGCTGTACGTGGTGGCCAGCGCGGTGGTCGGTGGTGCGTCGCTGAGCGGCGGCAAGGGGAGCGCCCTGAGCGCGATGCTCGGCGCCATTCTCATCGTGACGATGCGACAGGCCATCCGCACGCTGCATCTCGATCAGAACTACGAGTGGATCATCATTGGGGTGGCGATGATCGTGGCGGTGGTGCTCGATCAGCGCGGCATGAAGGCGTTGCAGAATCGGTTGTCCCGCGCGGCCTGA